In Musa acuminata AAA Group cultivar baxijiao chromosome BXJ2-8, Cavendish_Baxijiao_AAA, whole genome shotgun sequence, one genomic interval encodes:
- the LOC135618626 gene encoding uncharacterized protein LOC135618626, producing the protein MRRFPTRALRHTGRRGFFPSPERAVPRDGSVHPGMPPPSYARLPYDGSSTAEIVRGVGSRFFGPSLPDFRQMLMSSGKHTVRESFLRQFSTINERDDMSLEEEAERKAGWLLKLFFIGTAALVAFEFFPYMGETLLQQSISLLHVKDPLFKRMGASRLALYAVDDERRMKVVEMGGALDLLNMLKTAKDDKTRKQALKTLVALSHSDEAAEALHQADAIAIVSSTPNSVEYAEVETYKSSLLKRFQELKHEIPSEISLNANFIKKSSV; encoded by the exons ATGCGGCGGTTTCCAACGAGAGCCCTGCGCCACACGGGGCGGCGGGGTTTCTTCCCCTCGCCGGAACGCGCCGTGCCCCGGGACGGCTCCGTCCATCCCGGGATGCCCCCGCCCTCATACGCCCGGCTGCCCTATGATGGATCCTCGACGGCCGAGATTGTGCGTGGTGTTGGCTCGCGGTTCTTTGGCCCTTCCCTTCCCGACTTCCGCCAGATGCTC ATGTCGAGCGGAAAACACACCGTGAGAGAATCTTTCCTTAGACAGTTCTCAACGATAAACGAGAGAG atgatatgtcacttgaagaAGAGGCCGAGAGGAAAGCTGGTTGGTTGCTGAAACTCTTTTTTATAGGAACTGCAGCACTTGTTGCATTTGAGTTCTTTCCTTACATGG GAGAGACTCTGTTGCAACAGTCCATCTCTCTTTTGCATGTCAAAGATCCCTTGTTTAAGAGAATGGGAGCTTCCAGATTGGCTCTGTATGCAGTTGATG ATGAGAGGAGGATGAAAGTAGTAGAGATGGGCGGAGCCTTAGACCTGTTGAATATGCTGAAGACTGCCAAGGATGATAAGACACGCAAACAAGCTCTTAAAACTCTTGTCGCCCTTTCTCACTCTG ATGAAGCGGCCGAGGCTTTGCACCAAGCAGATGCGATTGCTATTGTTAGCTCCACTCCAAATTCCGTGGAATATGCTGAAGTTGAAACATACAAGTCCAGCCTACTTAAGAGGTTTCAAGAGTTGAAACATGAGATCCCGTCGGAAATTAGTTTAAatgcaaattttataaaaaaatcttcTGTTTAA
- the LOC135618627 gene encoding pre-rRNA-processing protein TSR2-like yields the protein MDSAGGGPGDEGPHGVLSSQSLSVLGEGISLVFSRWTALQMAVENAWGGKDSRSNSEELASTILSWFSQSKGPLYIDDLENLLEENMEALFNTEIEDGSIEEVAEELMIMHEACLEGNYESIEKLRRSGPVVSAVSQSKRVVDDDSEYESSDEEASEMMVDEPMPHEMVVEKPKQKQMPDEDGWSTVTSRKHRGQK from the exons ATGGACTCTGCGGGCGGAGGACCAGGCGACGAAGGGCCTCACGGGGTACTCTCTTCGCAATCTTTGTCCGTGCTGGGCGAAGGGATCTCCCTCGTGTTCTCTCGCTGGACGGCGCTCCAGATGGCGGTGGAGAACGCGTGGGGTGGGAAAGACTCCCGCAGCAATTCCGAGGAGCTCGCCTCCACCATCCTCTCCTGGTTCTCCCAATCTAAAG GACCACTTTATATTGATGATCTGGAAAATCTGCTTGAGGAGAACATGGAAGCTTTGTTCAATACAGAGATCGAGGATGGTAGCATTGAGGAG GTAGCTGAAGAATTAATGATTATGCATGAAGCTTGTCTTGAAGGCAATTATGAATCAATTGAAAAGCTGAGGAGGTCTGGCCCTGTTGTTAGTGCTGTTTCTCAGAGCAAAAGG GTGGTTGATGACGATAGTGAATATGAGAGTTCAGATGAAGAAGCATCAGAAATGATGGTTGATGAGCCAATGCCACATGAAATGGTTGTGGAAAAGCCAAAGCAGAAACAAATGCCAGATGAAGATGGATGGTCCACAGTTACTTCCAGGAAACACAGGGGTCAGAAGTAA
- the LOC135618628 gene encoding small ribosomal subunit protein uS13z/uS13y/uS13x-like, producing the protein MSLVANEDFQHILRVLNTNVDGKQKIMFALTSIKGIGRRFANIVCKKADVDMNKRAGELSAAELENLMTVVANPRQFKIPDWFLNRKKDYKDGRYSQIVSNSLDMKLRDDLERLKKIRNHRGLRHFWGLRVRGQHTKTTGRRGKTVGVSKKR; encoded by the exons ATG TCTCTGGTCGCGAACGAGGACTTCCAACACATTCTTCGTGTCCTCAACACCAACGTAGATGGGAAGCAGAAGATCATGTTCGCCCTCACCTCCATCAAGGGTATCGGTCGCCGGTTCGCCAACATCGTGTGCAAGAAGGCCGACGTCGACATGAACAAAAG AGCTGGAGAGCTTTCCGCTGCCGAGCTTGAGAATCTTATGACTGTTGTTGCTAATCCACGGCAGTTCAAGATTCCAGATTGGTTTCTGAACAGGAAGAAGGACTACAAGGATGGCAGATATTCGCAGATTGTTTCAAATTCTCTGGACATGAAGCTTAGAGATGATCTGGAGCGCCTGAAAAAGATAAG GAACCACCGCGGTCTCCGTCACTTTTGGGGTCTTCGAGTCCGTGGTCAGCACACAAAGACTACTGGCAGAAGGGGAAAGACGGTCGGTGTGTCGAAGAAGCGATGA